A genome region from Rhodopseudomonas boonkerdii includes the following:
- a CDS encoding LemA family protein, translating into MSTGWIVLGVIVVIAVFLFMTYNQLVALRQRVDQAFADIDVQLKMRHDLIPNLVETVKGYASHERGTLDDVIKARNSAMQAQGPGQVSAAEQQLSGALGRLIALSEAYPDLKANTNFQQLQSELSDIENKIAASRRFFNNAVSEYNTGIQQLPAALFAGALGFHAKQFFDLGEARTQVEAVPSVKF; encoded by the coding sequence ATGTCGACCGGCTGGATCGTTCTCGGCGTGATCGTGGTCATCGCCGTCTTTCTGTTCATGACCTACAACCAGCTCGTCGCCCTGCGGCAACGGGTCGATCAGGCCTTCGCCGACATCGACGTGCAGCTGAAGATGCGCCACGACCTGATCCCGAACCTCGTCGAGACCGTGAAGGGCTATGCCTCGCATGAGCGCGGCACGCTCGACGACGTCATCAAGGCGCGCAATTCGGCGATGCAGGCACAGGGGCCAGGCCAAGTCTCCGCTGCCGAGCAGCAACTCTCCGGCGCACTGGGCCGGCTTATCGCCCTGTCGGAGGCCTATCCGGACCTCAAGGCCAATACGAATTTCCAGCAGCTGCAGAGCGAGCTCTCGGACATTGAGAACAAGATCGCAGCGTCGCGCCGCTTCTTCAACAATGCCGTGTCCGAATACAACACCGGAATCCAGCAATTGCCCGCCGCCCTGTTCGCCGGCGCGCTGGGCTTCCACGCAAAACAGTTCTTCGATCTCGGCGAGGCGCGCACTCAGGTCGAGGCGGTGCCGTCGGTCAAGTTCTGA
- a CDS encoding M48 family metallopeptidase: MAAYGLYTHIASNKTRSMLLLAGLFVLVYVVVFAAALVLEVWSNSRGTLAYYLSHAWRDLLWAMPFATAGAIGWIVISYFGHQKMIDVITGSESVTRQEQPRLYNLLENLCISRGIPTPKLKIIPDDALNAFATGLNARQYSVTVTTGLLRNLDDDEIEAVLGHELTHIRNGDVQLMVIAGIIAGVVGLFAELLFRSFSNGNFRFSSNRSSSQSSSSSGDSKGGGGAFFAIIIAVVLLAVAWLLSQVIKTALSRSREFMADAGAVELTKNPDAMISALRKIENRGELPGATSAVMEMCVDNPRSGFADIFATHPSVDARVAALIKYAGGHDPGPLALPGEAAEEEAPVLPESEASPRGPWTDAGQAGGTPPAPTQGPWGKHA; encoded by the coding sequence ATGGCCGCTTATGGTCTCTATACGCATATCGCATCGAACAAGACGCGTTCGATGCTGCTGCTCGCGGGCCTGTTCGTCCTGGTCTATGTGGTCGTGTTCGCCGCCGCGCTGGTGCTGGAAGTGTGGAGCAACAGCCGCGGCACGCTGGCTTATTATTTGAGCCATGCGTGGCGGGATCTGTTGTGGGCGATGCCTTTCGCTACCGCGGGTGCCATCGGCTGGATCGTCATCTCCTACTTCGGTCATCAGAAGATGATCGACGTCATTACCGGCAGCGAAAGTGTGACACGGCAAGAGCAGCCGCGGCTGTACAACCTGCTGGAGAATCTGTGCATCTCACGCGGCATCCCGACGCCGAAGCTGAAGATCATACCGGACGATGCGCTGAACGCCTTCGCCACCGGCCTCAACGCCCGGCAATATTCGGTGACGGTCACCACCGGGCTGCTGCGCAATCTCGACGACGACGAGATCGAGGCCGTGCTCGGCCATGAGCTGACCCATATCCGCAATGGCGACGTGCAACTGATGGTGATCGCCGGCATCATCGCTGGCGTGGTCGGCCTGTTCGCCGAACTGTTGTTCCGGTCGTTTTCAAATGGCAACTTCCGGTTCTCGTCCAACCGCTCATCGTCGCAATCGTCGTCATCGTCGGGCGACAGCAAAGGCGGCGGTGGAGCTTTCTTCGCCATCATCATCGCGGTGGTGCTGCTGGCGGTCGCCTGGCTGCTGTCGCAGGTGATCAAGACGGCACTGTCGCGCTCGCGCGAGTTCATGGCCGACGCCGGCGCGGTCGAGCTGACCAAGAACCCTGATGCCATGATCTCGGCCCTGCGCAAGATCGAGAATCGCGGCGAGCTGCCGGGCGCGACCTCCGCCGTGATGGAGATGTGCGTGGACAATCCGCGCTCGGGTTTTGCGGATATTTTCGCGACACATCCGTCGGTGGATGCGCGGGTCGCCGCCCTGATCAAATATGCCGGCGGGCATGATCCCGGCCCGCTCGCGCTGCCCGGCGAGGCGGCAGAGGAAGAGGCGCCGGTCCTGCCGGAAAGCGAGGCATCCCCTCGGGGGCCTTGGACCGACGCTGGTCAGGCCGGAGGCACGCCGCCGGCCCCGACGCAGGGCCCGTGGGGCAAACACGCCTGA